The genomic region TTTGGCTGGCTTACAGAAATAATTCTACCACCCGTTAGATTTTTTCTAAGGAGCATACAAAAGCTAGGTGGGGTCATTGGATTTTCTTTATTTATATTCGTTAAATGGGCCCTAGAGTAATTACTATGGGATGACAGTAATAGTCTATAGTTTTTTCCTAAGCTTCTAAAAAGTATATTTATTTCATCTAATTCTGGCTGATAAATTTTTTCAATTTTACCAGTTGGAATTAAACTATTAAGTTCTTCAACTATTGCTGATACAACAAATCCATCAAAAGACATATTGAAATTCCTCCTGTAAATAATGTAATGTAAATATATCATAAAAAAAATGTCGATGCAAAATAAATATAAATATAAATTAGCTAATATCAATAAAAAGAATTTAATTAAATAGGAATATTTGTTATAATTGTTTATTATGTGTATAAATAATATAAATAATGTTAAATAAGAAAACTAAGGAGTGTTTCCATGGATATATTATTCCAAAAACTACAAGGGGCAGGCAATGACTTCATAATTATTAAGTATGAAGACTTTCCTCATGATGAGTTATTTCCAAACTTAGCTCAATCTGTTTGTAATAGAAATTTTGGTATTGGAGCAGATGGACTGATGGTGGTTAAAAGCTCTAATGTTGGAGATTTTTTTATGTTATATTTTAATAGCGATGGATCAAAAGCAAAGATGTGTGGTAATGGTTTAAGATGTTTTACAAAATACATTTATGATAATAAACTTACGGATAAGCGTAACTTAACTATAGAAACATTAGCTGGACTTTTAGATGTAGAAGTTAAAGAAAATAATGGAAAAGCGTATAAAGTTAAGGTGAATATGGGAAAGATGATATTTGACCCTAAACAAATACCAGTTGCTTGTCTTGACGATAAATGCATTAATCAAACTTTAGAAGTAGATGATGTGAAGTTTGAGTTTTCAACGGTTTTAATGGGAGTTCCCCATACGGTTATCTTTTTAGATGAATTGGATTTAGATACAGTCAAAAAAGTAGGTCCAATAATTGAAAAAAACAAAATTTTTCCAGAGAACACTAACGTTAACTTTGCAAAAATTATAAGTAGAAATAAAATTGAAGTTAAAACCTGGGAAAGAGGAGCAGGATACACATTAGCTTGTGGTACTGGTGTAACTAGCGTTTGTGGTGTTGCAAATTTTTTAGATTTAGTTGATAATGAAGTAGAAGTAATTACAGATGGTGGGAAATTAGTTATTACAGTAGAAGGAAACGAAGATATATACATGGAAGGTCCTGCCCAAGAAATATGTAAGGGTGTGTATTTTTACGTGAATAACTAAATTTAACAATAAATGATCGGAAGGGTGTTTGACATGATTAAAAGTATGACTGGTTTTGGAAGAGGTGAAGCACAATATAATAATACTTTCTTTAATGTTGAATTAAAGTCAGTTAATCATCGTTATTTAGATATAAATATAAAATGTCCTAAGAAATATTCTTATCTTGAAGAGAATGCTAGGCAAATGATTAAGGACTACGTAAAAAGAGGTAGAGTTGATGTATTTATAAATTACAATCAATTAGGTGAAAGTGAAGTCAGAATTACTCCTAATCTTTTAGTGGCCAGGGAATATGTTAACGCTATGAAGCAATTACATGATGATTTAGGTATTAGAGATGATATAAACACATCAATAATAGCTCGTTTTCCTGATGTATTAGTTATAGAAAATAAAGAGGAAGATAAGGATGAGGTCTGGGAGTCATTTAAAATTGGTTTAATAAATGGACTAGAAAATTTAAATAGTATGAGACTCCATGAAGGTAACAAACTAAAAGAGGATATATTAGAAAGATTATTATTTATGGAAAAAACAGTGGCTGAAATAGATAGCCGTAGTTTAGAAGTGTTAAATTTATATAAGACTAAGTTAAATAAAAGAATTAGGGATATACTAGATGACGAAGTAGAGGTTGGTGAATCGAGGCTAGCAATGGAAGTAGCAATATTTGCAGATAAAAGCAGTATAACTGAAGAAACAGTTAGATTTAATAGCCATATAAGTCAATTTAGAAAGTCTTTTGAACAAGCTGATTCCGTTGGTAGAAAGTTAGATTTTTTAATCCAGGAAATGAATAGAGAGATTAACACTATTGGATCAAAAGCAAGTGATCTAATGATTTCAAATATTGTAATAGATATGAAAAGTGAACTTGAAAAAATTAGAGAACAGGTGCAAAATATCGAATAGGGGGATATAATAATGAGTATTAAGCTAATTAATATTGGTTTTGGGAATATAGTATCAGCTAATAGAATAGTTGCTATTGTAAGTCCAGAATCTGCACCAATTAAACGTATAATACAAGAGGCTAGAGATAGAAGTATGTTAATTGATGCAACCTATGGCAGAAGAACTCGATCTGTTATAGTAACAGATTGTGATCAAATTATTTTATCAGCTGTTCAGCCTGAAACAGTGGCACATAGATTGACTAAGGATGTCAAAGATGTTGAAGATGTTTTAGAAGAAAATGAAAGTGAAGATAATTAAAAAAGTAAAAAATAATAGGAGGAATAAAATTATGTTATACCCACCAATAAATGAGTTATTAGAAATTATTGATAGCAGATATACGCTAGTTATTGCTACTGCAAAAAGAGCAAGACAATTGATTGATAATGAAAAGCCTAAAGTAAAAACAGACTCAAAAAAGCCAGTTTCTATTGCAACACAAGAGATTTATGAAGGCCATATAACTTATACACAAATAAAAGACGATAAAAAATAGTAGGAGAGAGAGAACATGCTTAAAGGAAAAAACATTGTCTTGGGTGTAACTGGAGGGGTTGCAGTTTATAAAGCCTTAGACATTGTAAGTAGGTTGAAAAAATTAGACGCAAATGTAGATGTTATTATGACTAAATCTGCAATGGAGTTTGTTAAGCCTCAAGCATTTC from Serpentinicella alkaliphila harbors:
- the rpoZ gene encoding DNA-directed RNA polymerase subunit omega encodes the protein MLYPPINELLEIIDSRYTLVIATAKRARQLIDNEKPKVKTDSKKPVSIATQEIYEGHITYTQIKDDKK
- the dapF gene encoding diaminopimelate epimerase; the encoded protein is MDILFQKLQGAGNDFIIIKYEDFPHDELFPNLAQSVCNRNFGIGADGLMVVKSSNVGDFFMLYFNSDGSKAKMCGNGLRCFTKYIYDNKLTDKRNLTIETLAGLLDVEVKENNGKAYKVKVNMGKMIFDPKQIPVACLDDKCINQTLEVDDVKFEFSTVLMGVPHTVIFLDELDLDTVKKVGPIIEKNKIFPENTNVNFAKIISRNKIEVKTWERGAGYTLACGTGVTSVCGVANFLDLVDNEVEVITDGGKLVITVEGNEDIYMEGPAQEICKGVYFYVNN
- a CDS encoding YicC/YloC family endoribonuclease, which produces MIKSMTGFGRGEAQYNNTFFNVELKSVNHRYLDINIKCPKKYSYLEENARQMIKDYVKRGRVDVFINYNQLGESEVRITPNLLVAREYVNAMKQLHDDLGIRDDINTSIIARFPDVLVIENKEEDKDEVWESFKIGLINGLENLNSMRLHEGNKLKEDILERLLFMEKTVAEIDSRSLEVLNLYKTKLNKRIRDILDDEVEVGESRLAMEVAIFADKSSITEETVRFNSHISQFRKSFEQADSVGRKLDFLIQEMNREINTIGSKASDLMISNIVIDMKSELEKIREQVQNIE
- the remA gene encoding extracellular matrix/biofilm regulator RemA, with translation MSIKLINIGFGNIVSANRIVAIVSPESAPIKRIIQEARDRSMLIDATYGRRTRSVIVTDCDQIILSAVQPETVAHRLTKDVKDVEDVLEENESEDN